Proteins from a single region of Hordeum vulgare subsp. vulgare chromosome 6H, MorexV3_pseudomolecules_assembly, whole genome shotgun sequence:
- the LOC123402882 gene encoding uncharacterized protein LOC123402882 isoform X7, with protein MAMMRSTRDLLMEGFEGLVRDGSFKWPVPRRGVDDDEDPYRSPSACKSTSVAGLSPMVSAVVSRCSRVLDISIEDLQYDFDMQASDSIKHPRNYARNFLEYCCFRALAQVSPVAGYLADKSLRRLTFDMMLAWEVSSSSSQLTVKVEVDTTVSLEAFSRIAPAIPTIADVVTSSNLFDVLSSTSGGRLPFPVYDKYLAGLDRNCMKQLYCRVNIVLVDCQMDWQFSLSLKRFFLHVRAFKKMKTQSESSLLSGFRSQRGERVLEVDGTLTTQPVLEHVGISTWPGRLTLTDHALYFEAVKVVTFDKPKSYELAEDAKQIVKPELTGPWGSRLFDKAVMYKSTTLTEPVIIEFPELAGHSRRDYWLAIISEVLYVHRFVRKFDISGVDKEEIILKASLGILRLQAIEELAFPASNRYESLLLFNLCDKLPGGDVILETLASTISSRSSAQANQPGTSIGMRSMSAFAVLSNLGMVSPGNNSERLFVGEIVVGEMSSLQKAVTESMNNYKKVELAQATVDGVKVDGLDTNLVVMKELLSPVSELWRLLVSLALWDEPLKSFVFCLVSSSIIIRPQTKLSLRCY; from the exons ATGGCAATGATGAGGAGTACGCGGGATCTGCTGATGGAGGGTTTCGAGGGGCTCGTGCGGGACGGGTCTTTCAAGTGGCCCGTCCCCCGCCGCGGCGTGGACGACGACGAGGACCCCTACCGCTCGCCCTCGGCCTGCAAGAGCACGTCCGTTGCCGGCCTCTCCCCCATGGTCAGCGCCGTCGTCTCTCGCTGCTCCCG AGTTCTCGACATATCCATTGAAGACCTGCAATATGACTTTGATATGCAAGCATCTGACTCTATAAAGCACCCAAGAAACTATGCGAGAAACTTTTTGGAATATTGCTGCTTTAGGGCACTTGCACAGGTCTCACCAGTTGCGGGATATCTTGCTGATAAAAGCCTTCGTCGCCTGACATTTGATATGATGTTAGCTTGGGAAGTTTCCTCTTCTTCAAGCCAGCTCACTGTTAAG GTCGAGGTTGATACCACAGTTAGTTTGGAGGCTTTCTCAAGAATAGCACCTGCCATTCCAACAATCGCTGATGTAGTAACTTCTTCAAATCTCTTTGATGTGCTTTCATCAACAAGTGGAGGCCGTCTTCCATTTCCTGTATACGATAAGTATCTTGCAGGATTGGACAG GAACTGCATGAAGCAACTCTATTGCCGCGTCAACATAGTCCTTGTCGATTGTCAAATGGACTGGCAATTTTCCTTGTCTCTCAAGAGATTTTTTCTTCATGTGAG AGCATTTAAGAAAATGAAGACACAGTCTGAGTCATCGCTTCTATCGGGCTTCCGATCACAGAGAGGAGAAAGGGTTCTAGAAGTCGATGGAACATTGACAACTCAACCAGTACTTGAGCATGTTGGGATTTCAACATGGCCAG GAAGATTGACACTTACGGATCATGCCCTTTACTTTGAAGCTGTAaaggttgtgacatttgataagcCCAAATCTTATGAACTTGCAGAAGATGCAAAGCAGATTGTTAAACCTGAGCTGACTGGCCCATGGGGTTCACGGCTGTTTGACAAAGCCGTCATGTATAAATCAACAACCTT AACAGAACCAGTGATCATAGAATTTCCAGAGCTGGCCGGGCACTCTCGCCGTGATTACTGGTTGGCAATTATATCTGAAGTTCTTTATGTTCACAGGTTTGTTAGAAAGTTCGACATAAGTGGAGTTGATAAAGAGGAAATAATTCTGAAGGCTTCGCTTGGTATCTTGCGGTTGCAAGCCATTGAAGAATTAGCCTTTCCAGCTTCCAATCGATACGAATCTCTTTTGTTGTTCAATCTTTGTGACAAACTTCCTGGAGGAGATGTAATACTTGAAACACTAGCCAGTACTATATCATCAAGAAGTTCAGCTCAAGCCAACCAACCAGGCACGAGCATTGGAATGCGTTCCATGTCTGCCTTCGCTGTCCTGTCAAACCTGGGCATGGTATCACCAGGTAATAATAGTGAGAGACTCTTTGTTGGTGAGATAGTTGTTGGGGAAATGAGTTCCTTGCAGAAGGCAGTTACTGAGTCAATGAACAACTACAAGAAGGTTGAACTGGCCCAAGCCACAGTTGATGGAGTCAAAGTTGATGGGCTTGATACAAACCTGGTAGTGATGAAG